The proteins below are encoded in one region of Avibacterium volantium:
- the rlmB gene encoding 23S rRNA (guanosine(2251)-2'-O)-methyltransferase RlmB, whose amino-acid sequence MSENIYGIHAVNAFLANAPERLIEVYVLKGREDKRLQPVLNTLYQLGISVQFLNRETLDKKANGEVHQGIIARVQPAKELNENDLDRILRDQQNPLVLVLDGVTDPHNLGACLRTADAAGVCAVIVPKDKSAQLNATARKVACGAAEVVPLIRVTNLARTLRELQQHYNMWVVGTAGEATETLYQSKLTGSLALVMGAEGDGMRRLTRETCDQLVSIPMAGSVSSLNVSVATGVCLFEIARQRLAG is encoded by the coding sequence ATGTCTGAAAATATTTATGGAATCCACGCGGTTAATGCGTTTTTGGCAAATGCACCTGAACGGCTGATTGAAGTTTATGTGCTAAAAGGGCGTGAAGATAAACGCTTACAGCCTGTTCTCAATACGCTTTATCAGCTTGGCATTTCCGTGCAATTCCTTAATCGCGAAACGTTGGATAAAAAAGCCAACGGTGAAGTACATCAAGGAATTATTGCGCGCGTGCAACCTGCCAAAGAATTAAATGAAAATGATCTGGATCGTATTTTACGCGATCAGCAAAATCCCCTTGTATTGGTGCTAGATGGCGTAACTGATCCGCATAATCTGGGGGCGTGCTTGCGTACCGCTGATGCGGCAGGCGTGTGTGCGGTGATCGTGCCAAAAGATAAATCGGCACAGCTCAATGCCACCGCACGCAAAGTGGCTTGTGGTGCGGCAGAAGTGGTGCCATTGATTCGTGTAACCAATTTAGCGCGCACCTTAAGAGAGTTGCAACAGCATTATAATATGTGGGTGGTTGGCACCGCAGGGGAGGCTACAGAAACCTTATACCAAAGCAAATTAACGGGATCGCTCGCGTTAGTAATGGGCGCAGAGGGGGACGGAATGCGCCGCTTAACCCGCGAAACTTGCGATCAGTTGGTGAGTATTCCAATGGCGGGTTCAGTTTCTTCCCTGAATGTATCGGTTGCGACGGGTGTGTGTTTATTTGAAATTGCAAGACAGCGCTTGGCAGGCTAA
- the rnr gene encoding ribonuclease R has product MAKKITKKTTALSDPNYQQELKKYSNPVPSREFILNIIRDHNAPMSKEELYAVLAIHDEERQEAMRRRLRAMENEGQLVFTKRKRYALPEKLDLIKGMVIGHKEGYGFLQVDGAKQDLFIPNGQMKQVMHGDYVLAQPSDFDRKGRQEVRIVRLLEGRKKHIVGRFFLEEGIGYVVPDDSRINRDILLPNEYRHGARMGQVVVVELKPRTAMFTRPVGMIIEVLGENMAKGMETEIAIRNHDIPHVFPSAVQKQVKKFTEEVPEAAKKGRVDLRQLPLVTIDGEDARDFDDAVYCQRTEKGVWKLWVAIADVSYYVRLRTALDNEAYNRGNSVYFPNRVVPMLPEVLSNGLCSLNPQVDRLCMVCELSISPKGKMTDYRFYEAVMNSHARLTYTKVARILEGDEELQQRYEPLVPHLQELHHLYQALVKARQQRGAIDFETIESKFVFNEMGRIERIEPVRRNDAHKIIEECMILANIAAANFMETHNEPALYRVHATPSEEKLSAFRAYLAEQGLSLGGGAKPSTEDYAKLLAQVKERPDHELIQTMLLRSLSQAIYSADNIGHFGLALTQYAHFTSPIRRYPDLTLHRGIKYLLAKLQGSKRKTTDSGGYHYSFDEMDNLGEHCSMTERRADDATREVADWLKCEYMQDHVGEEFTGVISAVTGFGLFVRLDDLFIDGLVHISTLDNDYYQFDVNRQQLIGENSGRIYRLGDKVEVHVEAVSLEQRQVDFTLISTERKPRREGKTAKDKAKKSFRYAESAKKQKGKSNAKSTKKAKNKSAVKKSEISAKKNKRKSHRS; this is encoded by the coding sequence CGCCGCCGTTTACGCGCAATGGAAAATGAAGGGCAACTTGTTTTCACCAAACGTAAGCGCTATGCCTTGCCAGAAAAATTAGACTTAATCAAAGGAATGGTGATTGGGCATAAAGAAGGCTACGGTTTTTTACAAGTGGACGGTGCAAAGCAAGATTTATTCATTCCCAATGGACAAATGAAGCAAGTAATGCACGGTGATTATGTCCTTGCACAGCCAAGCGACTTTGATCGCAAAGGGCGTCAAGAAGTGCGCATTGTGCGTTTACTTGAAGGACGCAAAAAGCATATTGTGGGTCGTTTTTTTTTAGAAGAAGGGATTGGCTATGTTGTGCCTGATGACAGCCGAATCAATCGTGATATTTTGCTCCCAAATGAATATCGCCACGGCGCACGAATGGGGCAAGTTGTGGTGGTGGAACTCAAACCTCGCACCGCAATGTTTACTCGCCCTGTGGGAATGATTATTGAAGTGTTGGGCGAAAATATGGCAAAAGGAATGGAAACCGAAATTGCCATTCGCAATCACGATATTCCGCACGTTTTCCCAAGTGCGGTGCAAAAGCAAGTCAAAAAATTCACCGAAGAAGTGCCTGAAGCGGCAAAAAAAGGGCGGGTGGATTTACGCCAACTTCCTTTAGTCACCATTGATGGTGAAGATGCGCGAGATTTTGATGATGCGGTGTATTGCCAGCGTACTGAAAAAGGCGTCTGGAAACTTTGGGTTGCCATTGCCGATGTGAGCTACTATGTTCGTCTGCGCACGGCACTGGATAACGAAGCCTATAATCGCGGAAACTCGGTGTATTTCCCAAATCGTGTTGTGCCAATGTTGCCAGAAGTACTCTCTAATGGCTTGTGTTCGCTCAATCCACAGGTTGATCGTTTATGTATGGTGTGTGAACTCAGCATTTCGCCAAAAGGCAAAATGACCGATTACCGCTTTTACGAAGCCGTGATGAATTCTCACGCGCGTTTAACCTACACCAAAGTGGCACGCATTTTGGAAGGTGATGAAGAACTGCAACAACGCTATGAACCCCTTGTTCCCCATTTGCAAGAATTACATCATCTTTATCAAGCCTTGGTAAAAGCACGCCAACAACGTGGCGCGATTGATTTTGAAACCATCGAAAGCAAATTTGTATTTAATGAAATGGGACGCATTGAACGCATTGAGCCAGTGAGGCGCAATGATGCTCATAAGATCATTGAAGAATGTATGATTTTAGCCAACATTGCCGCAGCGAATTTTATGGAAACCCACAATGAACCTGCGCTATACCGTGTTCACGCCACGCCAAGTGAAGAAAAACTCAGTGCTTTCCGTGCTTACCTCGCAGAGCAAGGGTTAAGTTTAGGCGGTGGTGCGAAACCAAGCACAGAAGATTATGCCAAGTTACTGGCACAAGTGAAAGAACGCCCCGATCACGAGCTGATTCAAACAATGCTTCTGCGTTCGCTCAGTCAAGCTATTTATTCCGCCGACAACATCGGACATTTTGGCTTAGCCCTTACGCAATATGCCCATTTCACCTCGCCAATTCGCCGCTATCCCGATTTAACCTTACATCGTGGAATCAAATACTTACTGGCTAAATTGCAAGGTTCAAAACGCAAAACCACAGATTCAGGTGGCTATCATTATTCTTTTGATGAAATGGATAACCTAGGCGAACATTGCTCAATGACCGAACGCCGTGCCGACGATGCAACGCGAGAAGTGGCAGATTGGCTCAAATGTGAATATATGCAAGATCACGTTGGCGAAGAATTTACTGGCGTAATTTCTGCCGTAACGGGCTTTGGCTTATTTGTGCGTTTAGATGATTTGTTCATTGACGGGCTTGTGCATATTTCAACTTTGGATAACGATTATTACCAATTTGATGTAAACCGCCAGCAGTTAATTGGTGAAAACAGCGGACGGATTTATCGTTTAGGCGATAAAGTGGAAGTGCATGTAGAAGCCGTTAGCCTTGAACAGCGCCAAGTGGATTTCACACTCATCAGCACAGAACGCAAGCCACGCCGCGAAGGCAAAACCGCCAAAGATAAAGCGAAAAAAAGCTTCCGCTATGCTGAAAGTGCGAAAAAACAAAAAGGGAAATCCAACGCTAAATCAACGAAAAAAGCGAAAAACAAAAGTGCGGTGAAAAAATCAGAAATTTCTGCTAAGAAAAATAAGCGTAAATCGCACCGCTCTTAG